CTTGTGAAAATTTTGTAAAATTCCCATGAAACGGTCTGGCTTGGAATGGAGAGTTTTTGGGTACTCCAGTTGAGGGAGAGAGCTCACAGCTAGACCAAAGAAATACACACTGTGCCTGAAGAAGCTGAAGTTGAGGCATGTGTGAAGGTTGTGGAAAAGCATGTAGTATATATAAAAGGCATAATACTCAGTAGCCTGTTCATACGTGGTTTCAGGATCTTTTTGTGGAAGGTCATCCACATGGCAAGATAACGAATTCAATTCAGAATTCGTAGTGCTCTGCTGTCAAATGGATCTTGATGTGAGCAACATAACACACCTTAAACATTCAGATCACTAGCTCATGATTCCATGTTTGCTCTGCCCTGCTGTCATCAGGATGCGTCTGTGATTCCGGAAATGATGGAAGAAGAGAAACCACTTGCAGATGCAGATTCAGATGCAGGTGCTCCACCAGCTGGTATGCATCCAACCATGATCATGCCCTTACTGTCGCCGCCAACTCAGGGCCAAGAGGCTAATGCTCATGGCATCACTGTGAGCACTGAATATGGGAGCAAATCTTCAGAGGCACCATCGACCGCAGACCAGGCGGCGCCGATGGACATCGAGGATGATGTCCGGCAGCCGCAGCCGGGCCAGCATCCTCAGTTCTGGTCAGGTGAGTAAGGCCATTTTGACATTCAGAGATTTGGCTGGATATAAACAGAGCTGGAGCTGTGACCTTTCACGGTCAAAAAAAACTGGAGAAGGTTTGTCAGGTGAAAGATTATGATGAGTGGTGTTATCCTACAAACTGCAGGTTTCTTCTGATGACTGGCACCTCCAACTCCAAGTCATGCAACAAGGCGCTGCTGTTCGATTCAGCTACTGTCACCTGCTAGGTCTGTACATGTTGGATTGAATTTGCTGCTGCAACGTGTAGCTTCGTGCACTTGGCGCTGCTGCAATGTATGCTAGTCTTCAGTTGTTTGGTACATGTAGTTTCTCTGTTTAAGGTATACTGATGTAAGCATGTGATGTATGGAAtagtttttatttattttttggaaCGAATGCACCACGAGATTGTGCCATTTCTATTTTCTATTAAGGAAGGAGAAGATTACaagcaggcggaggcggcccTGGGAGCCTGGGAGGCCACCTACAGGAAAGAACAAAAACCTGTACAAAGCTTCTGAGCTAAGCTACTGCAATCAGCATCGCATGGATGGAATAGTTGTAACTTTTAACTGTGAACCAGGAACCTTCTTAAGTTATACTCGTATGGTTGACGGTCAAAATTAGCAGATCTGACCGGACCCGACTGGTTTAGTCAAAGTACTTAAAATGTAAATTGAACTTCATCATTGCGTAGTTCTCGTTGAGACAATCAAAATGTATATGTAGAACATCCTATTTAGAATTCACATGAGTGAGTTATGATCTCAGGAAAAATCTGCACCTAGAAAAACCGGTCAGCGGTTTGGTCTGCGTAATCTAAGTTAGTAGTTGTATTTAACATGGGATTTGTAAGAGTTTCGACTGCTAATTGGATAAGACAtctcctccctataaatataaaaggtCACCATCAATTGAGGGGATCCAATCGATTAAAAACCAACCTATCTTTTACTTTTtactctttttcttctttaccCTACTTTCCCAACCTCACCTCATATGTTGTTCTTCTCTTGTCTTCATGGCATGAGGAAGCATCCTAACTTACCTGCCGAGCTTAAGTTAACCCAAAGCATTCCTACCCCAACTGGAATCCGGACAGGTGTTCGTTGGATTCTCACCGCGCGGGTGTTCATTGGATTCTCACCGCGCTCTCCGACGAGACCGTCTAACCGGCTTGCCAAATCGATTTGCTGGAAAGACGCTGCCAGGAGCTCATCTAATCGATTTGCTGCAAAGACACTGCCAAGGAGCTCATCTAGGCGCTGCTCGAGTATTTGGCGTGGCACACTTTTGCGCCGACATACATTCAATTGGCACTGCAGTACAAAGAAATAAAGCTCGTCTGCAGTGCCCGTGATAAACAGTGAGAATAAACCCTGATAAACAAAGGGGACTAATAACGCCAAAAGACCGGCAACAATTTCCATAGACATCTAATCATGACAAGGTTATTTTCCTCAGCAGTGTAACCTTTCAATATAACATGGTACAATCAGGGAGTATGCAACGCTAATCACTCCACACGCTGTCAAGTAATAACACAAGTATACAACAATGATTTCGCTGAAGATGCTCAGCTACAAATATATATATCCCCTCCAGGGACAACAAAGTCAAAAAAGAATCATGTATGAACTTTTCATGTCAAGTGAGCGTTCCTTCCTAAAAGGGCCATAGCAGAAGAATGTGGCAGTTCTCTTTTAACCCCTAATTTAGTTCCACCAGCCAATCATCACCGTCGAATGGCTGTCAACTATCACTATGACCTGTTCTATAGCTGATTATCTGTTCCAGTCCCTGCTGGAGAATAACATCAATACAGGGTGGCCGCACGAATATCCTCAATTTGTTGCAAAAATATACGCACTTTCTGCAGCACTAGTCTCCAGAAAcaaatttcttttgtgtgtAGTACCTGTCTTCACTAGCCTTCTTTTTCAAGTTCCTTTTCTGTTTATGAAAGCCCCAGCAACAGCATTTAGCACAGGTAAAAAGGGATCAAACAAAATTATGATCTTTGAGCCTGTGACATCGCGTACCTTGTAAGCTTCATGATTGTCAACTATTCTTGTCGCCACTGAGACTGATGTTATAGATTTCGGGCTCGTGATTGTCTTAAAGATACCCATGCTCTTTGGAACAGCATAAGGATCAATTTCACCCTGCAGCACCCACTCATCAATTTTCATGATGAATTCAGCGACTACATGTAAGTTTGTCTTTGACATCAGTTCATTAATACTTACAGCTGGATTGCCCTCAGCTACAGTTCCATGCACAACCAATGAAATGTTAAACGTGGTGATCTGGACCAGGATATAAAAATAAATCATGAGGGTACATACATACAAAATTGTCAAACATATTCTTATAACAATCACAGCATGCTCGCCACATGATATTTTAAGCATGACAAAATATATACAAATGAACTTATGGACAAAAACATACCATGTCCTTCGAAACTTCCCATGGTGCGCCAATAATGACTTCATCAACATAGCGACAGGCAAGCACACTAAGAGTACGCTCATGAAGATGCATGATAGGACGATATCCTCTTCTATCCCTGGACAAATGATCCTTATATAAGATTGGTATTTTTATTCATAATGACAAGCTATTTTGACAGGATCATGCTGATATATactattcttcttttttgtttgtTAAATCTTAAGTGAAGAAATGGTATAAAACCTGATAGACTGGTCATCATGGACACCCACAAGAAGGAAGTCGCCAAGTTGTCTAGCACTTCTGAGGATCTGCATTAAATGAAAGGTATAATATTAACATTTTACACTTTAGTTGCATATGAACCAaactagagaaaaaaaattgtaggtTATGGTAAATTGATCTGCATGAGAATAAGAAAACGATACCTCAACGTGGCCAGCGTGGAAAAGATCAAATGCACCATCTATATATACAACACGAGCACCTGGCGAAGGAGCCTGAGTGCATATGAGCATATTGTTCAATAAATGCAACACAATGGCATTATGAAGACTTAAATCATAGGAATATATATAGAAACCCACTAACCACTTAACGCTGGATAGTCAGAAAATCAATAAAAACAATATTGAAAAGGCAGGAATATCAATCACTCAGGATCAAAATTGAAAAGTTACAATTAAGGCATGATTAGTTAGGTTAGTTGCAAATGCTATATCAGGCCACTTTCTGTAAATTCCCTAAGAGGTTGATCAAACTAAGGTCACTAAAATGTTCTTGTCCTTTCCTTGATGGAAAGCTGAGGGTGGATGTGGCCTCCATTCTATATAAAAGGTCAGACATGGAACAGTAAGACCGGCAAGCAATCTTAAGAGCCCATACCTGCCCATTTGAAAACTGCATGATCCGGCGAGAAGTAGGAAGAAAATGAGATAGATGACTCTTCACTTCATCATTTGGTTTCGCTCCAGCCTTCTCATCAACATCAATGTTAAAATCAGTGTCAGCATCTTTCTGCTTGAATGTTAGCAATATCCTCCCTGAGTACAAAGTGTGACATTTCTGTGTAAGATTGCAATTGACGAGAAAGGCAACATGTTGAACAAGCTTGAAAAGCTTTTCCAAGTAATGAATTATATGATTAACTGTAAATATCATATTCAGGGAAGTATGACCCAAAAAATAGTGAGGCTACTGAACCTTACCAACTATATCCGTGCTCGAGACACCTTCTGTTCGCTTGATTTGCTTGTAACGCCCAACCTTCTTTGCTAATGCATATGCATCAGTGCCATCAGGTAGAAGACAAGGATCATCTCCATGAATAATGTAATCAATGCTGTATTTGTTGAAAAGAGTATTCATGAACTCTTCTGTGATCTCATAGGGTGCATTGGGAATGACCTCATCAACCCACTTCAGACCACTAACAAGAGTCAACCTAGAAAGAGAAAATATACATACAATTAATAGGGCCAATTGTTCCAGATTTCAGATAATGATGAAAGTCAGTAAGCTTAGATCATCAGAAAAATATACATACGAGATCAAATTGAAAATGTTGCTCTGTGCTTTTCAGTCAATTTGATAAACCACTGCTAATATGAACAatattttcaggaaaaaaaatagtgcaCTCCACAGAACAATAAAATTAAACTTCCATACCTCTCTTCCATAGAAAGGACAGGTGGGCCCTTGTTGGCGACAATCTCCTCATCACTGACAACACCAACTACCAGCTGATCTCCCAACAATTTGGCCTGTCGCAATGCATTTGCATGGCCGTAGTGCATGAGGTCAAAGCATCCATCCATGTACACTCTCACAGGCCTTTTGCGCTCCCTCTTCTTTGGAACTTGTCCTAGGTATGGCCAGAAATACGGTGCAAATGGAGCGCCAATTCCACCAAAGTAGCCCGTGGATAACATAAGAATTGCAATAGTGATCATAACTCCTCCAATTCCAAACAACTGTGAATAGTATCCGCTATTCCAGAGCCCCTGGTGGCTCTCAAACGCTAGCAAACCCATCATCTTCAAGGTGGATTCTTCTGTGAAAAAAGTAGAAGAGCAAAATGAGACTCCAAAGTTAATGGATTCTTCAGGCAAGTGGCAATCATATATGCAGCAAGGTAGTACAAATGTGTCATTTTCCAACATTTGGAGACACCAATAGCATTTGCAGCTAGATTTGTTGGCATTTTAAAAACAAGAAAGTGACTcgaaaaagaaggaagaaaagcaTGGCTTTCTGACTACTTAATTGCGCATGGTTGGAAGGATCTCAGACGTTTAATCAACGTGCTTACCGATCACATCACGTTGACCAAATCGTAACCACCGGATATTTTAGAAAGCCACAGGTTTGGGCAAAGGAAAGATCACGGAGAAtttggaaggaaaaaaacaaacagaCTCGAATTGCTTTTACAAGAAGCCACGTAACAGCTCTAGAAAACATGACAATTGCATGACTAACAGCTCTACCTTCTTCCTCATCAAGAAATGCATGCTCATAAAGAAAACCCACATTAACTTTCAATACAGTTCATCAACACGTTGTTCTAATTCCCAATAGTaacagaaaaaataaaatacgGCGAGCAAGGGAATTCACAAATAAATTTGTGCTCCAATATCTTGTCAGCGATCAAACGAGCCAACATGCCCGACAAGGAATCAGATTCCATCGCATCAGCCATATCTCAAGTTTAACATTACAGCCAATCCgttacccaaaaaaaaaatgcagccaACTAAGCAGGCAGGTAGAATTTATTGAGATTCGACGCTCCAGTAGGCTCAGGAGCACGGGAGGAAGGTTGGAAAAAGCAAAAGCGTCAGGCCGAATTCACGCCCACCCACCCGGAATCCCGTTACATCGCCGCACCGAAAGCACCAAATGCAATCGCTCACCCGTGATCCCAATTCCAGCGCAACATGAAGAACCAGACAAATCACATCGAAACGAACGGGAACAAAGGaacgtttttttttcttcctcgaACGACAAGCTGGCAGGGAGATCGACGGGGGATCGCGACCATAACaacgaaaacaaaaaaaaacagagatttTTTTCACACTGCATTCCAACCTGAACAACGAAGGAGCAAGCAACAGCGGGTGAGGAAACAAACGCACAGAGATcgggccggcgcgcggcggccgcaccggccggcgggcgcgaatCTCGCGTCAGAATCCGGGCGTGGCGCGAGATCTGCCGCGAGTGGCGGCGAGGCTCCCCGTTCTCCCGGCGCGCGCTTCGGTTCTCGCTCTCGTTCTTGGCTTGggaggggagcggaggaggaggaggaggaggaggaggaggagggggaggccggagggagggagcggggggAGAGAGCTCTGGCGCCCGCCGTCTCGTCCCCGTCTCGTGTGGCCTCGCCAATTGGGGCTGGTGGAAGCGTGGGTGTCTTCACGTCCACCAAACTACCCGGGCCCACACGGCAGGAAGTACTGAGAGTTTCGCACCTGGACCCCTGACGGAAAGTAAAATGCTGTATAAGTACGGCGATATTGCCACAGCCCGTGATGTTCCTTCGCAAGAAAGGAAGTGAAACCTTTGCTTTTTCGACAATATGCTCCCTGCACGGCTGCATGGGTCATGGTGGCTGAGCTTGGCTAGTTTTTTCAGCCACTAGATGTGGACCTAGTTTCTAGAAAGCATGGCCTATCAAATCTAGGCTCATCTTCTTGGTTTCTCCATAGCAGCAAACAATATAGTCCTCCAATCAAATATGTTTGATGTTTATAATTTCTTCGACCTTGATTAAAATTTTTCTTTAGAGCACAACTTGTAGGATCCCATGAAGTTCATAGAATACTATAAATTTTAGATAAATCTATTTATGTTTATAAAAGTAAATGTTTGAAGAGAGTTGTTGAGAACCAAATTAAGTTTCGaccaaattaaataaaaaagtaTGATGGACTCCCTCTCATTTCTCCATGCTGGAGAATCAGTTACGGGTCACAGGTCCACAGGACCGCGCGATCTAGGAAAACCCTGAATCTACCAGGGCCCCTCCGGATGCGGATTGACGAGCTttctccccctctctccctctccacctgGAAGTTCCAGACAAAGGCGCATACCCAAGGAAGGTACGCGTAGGATGTCGGAGGATTTCGGAGAGGGTCGGAGGTCCCCATCCTGGAAACGATTGGCGGACGGGACCCCACCATCAGCTTCCGCAAAGCCCACAAAGCCCACATGTTTGGTTAAGCCAAGCGTGCGTTAGCCCTAAGTACGGGTTTGTTGAATCAACCCCACCTTCAGCACGGAAGGTCCACGTACAAGGCCACCACGTTCGCCCTGAGTATGGAAACCCTCCATACCACGAAGAGCAAAGTTATAAGACCAGAGTGCCCCTAAAAAGAGGCACCACGGGTGGGAGGGGCCGTACCAGTCCTAAGGCTATAAATGGGCGAGCCCTGGGCTCATCTAAGACACAGTA
The genomic region above belongs to Setaria italica strain Yugu1 chromosome VI, Setaria_italica_v2.0, whole genome shotgun sequence and contains:
- the LOC101765860 gene encoding uncharacterized protein LOC101765860; translation: MANLVAMNIKRKDVEVASHGFAIFLDPKRIKLQDASVIPEMMEEEKPLADADSDAGAPPAGMHPTMIMPLLSPPTQGQEANAHGITVSTEYGSKSSEAPSTADQAAPMDIEDDVRQPQPGQHPQFWSGFF
- the LOC101766681 gene encoding ethanolamine-phosphate cytidylyltransferase codes for the protein MMGLLAFESHQGLWNSGYYSQLFGIGGVMITIAILMLSTGYFGGIGAPFAPYFWPYLGQVPKKRERKRPVRVYMDGCFDLMHYGHANALRQAKLLGDQLVVGVVSDEEIVANKGPPVLSMEERLTLVSGLKWVDEVIPNAPYEITEEFMNTLFNKYSIDYIIHGDDPCLLPDGTDAYALAKKVGRYKQIKRTEGVSSTDIVGRILLTFKQKDADTDFNIDVDEKAGAKPNDEVKSHLSHFLPTSRRIMQFSNGQAPSPGARVVYIDGAFDLFHAGHVEILRSARQLGDFLLVGVHDDQSIRDRRGYRPIMHLHERTLSVLACRYVDEVIIGAPWEVSKDMITTFNISLVVHGTVAEGNPAGEIDPYAVPKSMGIFKTITSPKSITSVSVATRIVDNHEAYKKRNLKKKASEDRYYTQKKFVSGD